Proteins encoded together in one Vigna angularis cultivar LongXiaoDou No.4 chromosome 5, ASM1680809v1, whole genome shotgun sequence window:
- the LOC108339317 gene encoding uncharacterized protein LOC108339317, giving the protein MTGYYDRLKTPLSIHFFQSRHSPVSFLPVPHKRSTASPFHFFQSHTALLQLFFLVPSSNPAQHFFSHPRAQTHLHIWKPYTSRRLDDAHTHRSLNAVDDTPPRRLLVAAEECELPVIYLNRLEDSDETVKEEYKPHIARASQEWGFFQVVSLKYVSSLTTHRSRVSITQQLPTESERSISCDCSFEESHVVKMTLKRLSIPGTLPPQLAKLPFLQEVDFAYNFFIGSIPEGASMKLALISIDTMNETVWHCFC; this is encoded by the exons ATGACGGgctattatgatag GTTGAAAACCCCTCTTTCAATTCACTTCTTTCAATCTCGTCATTCCCCCGTTTCATTTCTTCCCGTCCCGCACAAAAGATCTACCGCTTCCCCATTTCATTTCTTCCAATCCCACACAGCATTATTACAACTTTTCTTTCTCGTCCCCTCTTCCAATCCCGCACaacattttttctctcatcccaGGGCACAAACACACCTACACATCTGGAAACCCTACACGTCTCGAAGGCTTGACGACGCGCACACTCATCGAAGCCTCAACGCCGTCGACGACACGCCTCCACGTCGTCTCCTGGTGGCCGCCGAGGAATGCGAGCTTCCGGTCATCTATCTCAACCGCTTAGAGGACAGTGACGAGACTGTGAAGGAAGAGTACAAGCCGCACATTGCTAGGGCTTCACAGGAGTGGGGTTTCTTCCAGGTGGTCTCTCTCAAGTATGTCTCTTCACTCACTACTCACAGGAGTAGGGTTTCTATAACGCAACAACTACCAACTGAATCAGAGAGGAGCATTAGTTGTGACTGCAGTTTCGAAGAGAGTCATGTTGTGAAGAT GACTCTCAAGCGACTTAGTATACCTGGCACACTCCCACCTCAACTGGCCAAACTACCTTTTCTCCAAGAAGT GGATTTTGCTTACAATTTCTTCATCGGTTCAATTCCAGAGGGGGCTTCAATGAAATTAGCTTTGAT AAGTATTGACACAATGAATGAAACAGTTTGGCATTGCTTCTGTTAG